In Leptodesmis sichuanensis A121, the following are encoded in one genomic region:
- the hmpF gene encoding pilus motility taxis protein HmpF produces the protein MLYLAEVQKKSTGVFGGGRAELKLLACQRSEQNWTAVPGDEVLPSDEANNYAAGALVLVDLSANRQIQRMQEAGRPLVSILQNFSRLQEKFKTQEEEIEQWKQSLTYQSQELNRREMEMEARREQLQQMEEDCEHLEQQRQELLALQEEINRQKESYDRNRQELEGAWEHLRGEMRRMEEQQASLQQSSSSVLDPEKASALQNLLNQLEGTLPQADSIREQLNAAFEALAQHQERLGQHWQLLEQQRSQVQQNQHEIEQQSQDLHHRWQEWHKAQETLEQARAELKAQQSALVIKQDYAQMLSVQVQSHDELHQQLYRLADTSDNVKVGLQVDVEALEKMPIEELQNLVQELESDLAKLSSFVESQEEELTLKQQEIDELKARIEAANEFDRLNLENDLADEQDGYQMLYETLVGQRRSLQGRRGILSQHQSILRRRQGLAAPEGQENVIDLGPILSHVEAQRQQQADNLQKLETQIEQMKAAIHQAEEMITPQVAIQDNKRNELKQVEADLLARRTAAAHLEGRVNLYQELLQPVQDTADELRRKLDEIAAMLNQEASGHQQTIGEMRQVLTQLTSSPELAVS, from the coding sequence GTGCTGTATCTAGCGGAAGTACAAAAAAAGAGCACTGGTGTTTTCGGTGGTGGTCGGGCTGAACTCAAGCTACTGGCCTGCCAGCGATCGGAACAGAATTGGACAGCCGTTCCAGGTGACGAGGTACTGCCGTCCGATGAAGCGAATAACTATGCTGCAGGTGCCCTTGTGCTGGTCGATTTGTCTGCTAATCGTCAGATTCAGCGGATGCAGGAAGCAGGCCGTCCCCTGGTCAGCATTTTGCAGAACTTTTCCCGATTACAAGAAAAGTTTAAGACCCAGGAAGAAGAAATTGAGCAGTGGAAACAGTCGCTGACCTACCAGAGCCAGGAGTTGAACCGGCGGGAAATGGAAATGGAAGCCCGTCGCGAGCAGCTGCAGCAGATGGAGGAGGACTGTGAGCATCTGGAGCAGCAGCGTCAGGAATTGCTGGCCCTACAAGAAGAGATCAACCGCCAGAAAGAGTCTTACGATCGCAATCGACAAGAGCTAGAAGGAGCCTGGGAACATCTGCGCGGAGAAATGCGCCGGATGGAGGAACAGCAAGCCTCCCTGCAGCAATCGTCCTCGTCTGTTCTGGATCCAGAAAAAGCCTCTGCCCTGCAGAATTTACTGAACCAGTTAGAAGGAACGCTGCCCCAGGCAGATTCCATCCGGGAGCAACTGAATGCTGCTTTTGAGGCATTGGCCCAGCATCAGGAGCGCTTAGGACAGCATTGGCAACTACTGGAGCAGCAGCGATCGCAAGTACAACAAAACCAGCACGAAATCGAGCAGCAGTCTCAAGATCTGCATCACCGCTGGCAGGAGTGGCACAAAGCCCAGGAAACACTGGAACAGGCCAGAGCAGAACTGAAGGCACAACAAAGTGCTTTGGTAATCAAGCAAGACTACGCTCAAATGCTCTCGGTTCAGGTTCAGAGCCACGATGAATTACATCAACAACTCTACCGTCTTGCTGACACCTCAGATAACGTCAAGGTTGGGTTGCAGGTGGATGTGGAAGCTCTGGAAAAAATGCCGATAGAAGAGCTGCAGAACCTGGTTCAAGAACTGGAGAGCGATCTGGCCAAGCTTTCTAGCTTTGTGGAAAGCCAGGAAGAGGAGTTAACCCTGAAGCAACAGGAAATCGATGAATTAAAGGCCAGGATTGAGGCCGCTAATGAGTTCGATCGCCTGAATTTGGAAAATGATCTGGCCGATGAACAAGATGGCTATCAGATGTTATACGAAACCCTGGTGGGCCAACGGCGTAGCCTCCAGGGACGACGGGGAATTCTTAGTCAACATCAGTCGATTTTGCGTCGTCGTCAGGGACTGGCAGCCCCCGAAGGGCAGGAAAACGTCATTGATCTTGGCCCTATCCTCTCCCATGTAGAAGCTCAACGGCAACAGCAAGCAGATAATTTGCAAAAGCTGGAAACTCAAATTGAGCAGATGAAAGCGGCCATTCACCAAGCGGAGGAAATGATTACCCCGCAAGTGGCCATTCAGGACAACAAACGCAATGAACTAAAGCAGGTGGAGGCAGATCTGCTGGCCCGCAGAACGGCGGCTGCGCACCTGGAAGGTCGAGTGAATTTGTATCAGGAGTTGCTCCAACCAGTACAAGACACGGCAGATGAGTTGCGCCGTAAGTTAGACGAAATCGCGGCCATGTTGAATCAGGAAGCCAGTGGCCATCAGCAAACGATCGGCGAAATGCGACAAGTCCTGACCCAACTCACCAGTTCACCAGAGTTAGCGGTTTCGTAG
- the tilS gene encoding tRNA lysidine(34) synthetase TilS codes for MSRSPWTLLHAHLHQILKDRNLLPLGQRILIAVSGGQDSLCLAKLLLDLQSHWFWELAIAHCDHRWRSDSAANADFVHTLAQSWQLPYYQQTATEKLTSEAAARTWRYESLAAIAQQQNFNCIVTGHTASDRAETMLYNLIRGSGMDGLQALTWQRPLTDNIQLIRPLLSVSRTQTAQFCQEMEIPIWKDSTNDDRQYTRNRIRLDLLPYIQENLNPGVEKALSQTAEVMQADVEYLEAEANALREQVAGLNTTDGFNRQLLRKAPLALQRRVIRQILQQALPVAPSFEHIEKLVNLITAPNRSQTDPFPGGLIACVEGDWIWLRNR; via the coding sequence ATGAGTCGATCGCCCTGGACTCTACTGCACGCTCATCTCCACCAAATCCTGAAGGACAGAAATCTCCTACCTCTGGGGCAACGGATCCTGATCGCAGTCTCCGGAGGGCAAGATTCTCTATGTCTGGCAAAACTGTTGTTGGATTTGCAGTCGCACTGGTTCTGGGAACTGGCGATCGCCCATTGTGACCACCGCTGGCGATCAGATTCTGCTGCAAACGCTGATTTTGTCCATACCCTGGCACAGTCCTGGCAATTGCCTTACTACCAGCAGACGGCAACCGAGAAGTTGACCAGTGAGGCAGCGGCTAGAACCTGGCGATATGAGAGTTTAGCAGCCATTGCTCAACAGCAAAATTTTAACTGTATTGTGACCGGGCATACGGCTAGCGATCGTGCCGAAACAATGTTGTACAACCTGATCCGGGGCAGTGGCATGGATGGTCTGCAAGCACTCACCTGGCAACGCCCTCTCACAGATAATATTCAGCTTATCCGTCCCTTGCTCTCAGTCAGCCGGACGCAAACGGCTCAATTTTGTCAAGAGATGGAAATTCCCATCTGGAAGGATAGTACGAATGACGATCGCCAGTACACCCGTAATCGAATTCGCCTCGATCTCTTGCCCTATATTCAGGAAAATCTCAATCCTGGCGTTGAAAAAGCGTTGAGTCAGACGGCTGAGGTGATGCAAGCTGATGTGGAATATTTAGAAGCTGAGGCTAACGCTCTACGGGAACAGGTAGCTGGACTTAATACGACTGATGGCTTCAATCGTCAGCTTTTACGAAAGGCTCCTCTAGCATTACAGCGACGAGTGATTCGCCAGATTCTCCAGCAAGCCCTTCCTGTAGCTCCATCCTTCGAGCATATTGAGAAACTGGTTAACCTGATTACAGCCCCCAACCGTTCTCAAACCGATCCGTTTCCAGGCGGTCTGATTGCCTGCGTGGAAGGAGACTGGATCTGGCTACGAAACCGCTAA
- a CDS encoding KGK domain-containing protein: protein MNDFQPLNNDEVLFVSVGRVLMANPTFKVGEFLDALAQAISEREADWIEENEGWFSDGLECEALRFSTQGWQRGRVRIRLEFAPDTPRASLPERRSSSSELRRLERADSRFEDYRSGREQSFRVERPRAEFDDIYGAEDEY, encoded by the coding sequence ATGAATGATTTTCAACCACTGAATAACGACGAAGTGCTGTTTGTGAGCGTAGGGCGCGTATTGATGGCCAACCCTACCTTCAAAGTCGGCGAGTTCTTAGATGCATTGGCTCAGGCAATCAGTGAGCGAGAAGCGGACTGGATCGAAGAAAATGAAGGCTGGTTCAGTGATGGACTGGAATGCGAAGCGTTACGTTTTAGTACCCAGGGATGGCAACGCGGTCGAGTCAGGATCCGCCTCGAATTTGCGCCCGATACCCCTCGCGCTAGCCTGCCTGAACGTCGTTCCAGTAGCAGTGAACTGCGCCGCTTAGAACGGGCGGACTCTCGCTTTGAGGATTATCGTTCAGGTCGAGAACAATCTTTCCGAGTCGAACGTCCTCGTGCTGAGTTTGATGATATCTATGGGGCAGAAGATGAGTACTAA
- the ccsB gene encoding c-type cytochrome biogenesis protein CcsB, with the protein MDLVKLQNILDNASFAVLFVTMLMYWVGAVFPQIPYLSTAGSTGMAIANLCMAALLGARWLEAGYFPLSNLYESLFFLAWGITTMHFVAERMSRNRLIGAITAPVAMSITAFAALSLPDTMQESAPLVPALKSNWLMMHVSVMMLSYATLMVGSLLAIAFLIVTRGHNVELRGSSVGTGGYRDRSYQLRRAGDSPTPPVPAPVPSTSSANSGGTTVLEKAPSVAATTTSQPLSPQRLNLADTLDNISYRIIGLGFPLLTIGIIAGAVWANEAWGSYWSWDPKETWALITWLVFAAYLHARITKGWQGRRPAILAATGFLVVWICYLGVNLLGKGLHSYGWFF; encoded by the coding sequence ATGGATCTGGTCAAGCTCCAGAACATTCTTGATAATGCATCGTTTGCGGTTCTGTTTGTCACGATGCTGATGTATTGGGTGGGGGCCGTGTTTCCGCAAATCCCCTATCTGAGTACTGCCGGATCAACGGGGATGGCGATCGCGAACCTTTGTATGGCGGCTTTGTTGGGAGCACGTTGGTTGGAGGCTGGCTATTTCCCGTTAAGCAACCTCTATGAATCCCTGTTCTTCCTGGCCTGGGGCATTACCACAATGCATTTTGTGGCAGAACGGATGAGCCGTAATCGTCTCATCGGTGCCATTACGGCTCCTGTGGCGATGAGCATTACCGCGTTTGCCGCCCTCTCATTACCAGATACTATGCAGGAATCAGCACCGCTGGTTCCCGCGTTGAAATCCAACTGGCTGATGATGCACGTCAGTGTCATGATGCTGAGTTATGCCACGTTGATGGTGGGATCCTTGCTGGCGATCGCCTTTCTCATCGTCACCCGTGGACACAATGTGGAATTGCGGGGTAGTTCCGTGGGTACGGGAGGCTATCGCGATCGCAGCTACCAATTGCGTCGGGCTGGAGACTCCCCCACTCCTCCAGTTCCTGCGCCTGTTCCATCAACCTCTTCTGCAAACAGTGGCGGGACAACCGTGCTGGAAAAGGCTCCCTCTGTGGCTGCAACGACCACCTCTCAACCTCTCTCTCCACAACGCTTAAACCTGGCAGATACCCTTGACAATATCAGTTACCGGATTATTGGGTTGGGCTTTCCCCTACTGACTATAGGGATTATTGCTGGGGCTGTCTGGGCAAACGAAGCCTGGGGTTCCTATTGGAGTTGGGATCCCAAAGAAACCTGGGCACTGATTACCTGGCTGGTATTTGCGGCCTATCTCCATGCCCGCATCACCAAGGGATGGCAGGGCCGCCGTCCGGCAATTCTGGCAGCAACCGGGTTCCTGGTCGTCTGGATTTGCTACCTGGGTGTTAATTTGTTGGGCAAAGGGTTACACAGCTACGGCTGGTTCTTCTAA
- a CDS encoding DUF3352 domain-containing protein: MPAKTKKPTLLLTLGTAALLIAGGGAAYWYFSQPKATPGDLLIGGEVIPQDALMAVSITTDQSQWNRLREFGTPQSQAAFDQNLAQVRDRILTANGFDYQKDIQPWVGAEATVAFLSPPPFTAPPSTRTQQTAMIVLPIRDPLKAKQILEAPRTAGSGKLVERNYKGFQIRETHNSATQNYSATVLDGKFLVVTTDPKTTDKAIDTYQGSPSLAGTPGYSRAFGQVKVEQPFGKVYINVPVAAALTAANSGRSIPPQNLEQMQQNQGLAATVTLQPEGLQLKSVSWLKPDSQRKFSVQNNARLMASRLPADTILMASGGNFKKFWQDYTQGATSNPVTPINPDVIRSGVKSTVGMDWDQDFLPWMDDEFAIALAAAPEGSSPGLPFSLMILVKASDRRAADTALQKLDQAMASRYKFKVEETQVGGQPVTTWSIPQSGAVINRGWMDGDVAFLTLGAPIVNAIVPRPAQPLADSEVFKNAMPTELNPNNGHFFANVDQAINSKKFPILQLPPGNKELVAAIRAIGVTAAITDDRTSRYDVFVGLQKGNNPGPLPAPTVPPASPNPQPSPESSP; encoded by the coding sequence ATGCCTGCCAAGACAAAAAAGCCGACCCTTCTGCTGACGTTAGGAACAGCCGCATTATTAATTGCGGGAGGGGGAGCTGCCTACTGGTATTTTTCTCAGCCCAAAGCCACGCCCGGAGATTTGCTAATTGGCGGAGAGGTAATTCCTCAAGATGCGCTGATGGCCGTTTCCATAACCACTGATCAAAGTCAATGGAATCGGCTGCGGGAGTTTGGCACACCGCAAAGTCAGGCCGCTTTCGATCAAAACTTGGCTCAAGTGCGCGATCGTATCCTCACCGCGAACGGATTTGATTACCAGAAAGACATCCAACCCTGGGTTGGAGCAGAGGCGACTGTTGCCTTTTTATCTCCGCCTCCCTTCACTGCGCCTCCCAGCACCCGCACCCAACAAACAGCAATGATCGTGTTGCCCATTCGCGATCCCCTGAAAGCCAAACAGATTCTAGAGGCTCCTCGCACTGCCGGTTCCGGTAAGTTGGTAGAACGCAACTATAAAGGATTTCAAATCCGGGAAACCCACAATTCTGCCACTCAAAATTACTCCGCAACGGTACTGGATGGTAAGTTTTTGGTCGTCACCACGGATCCTAAGACGACAGACAAAGCGATCGATACCTATCAGGGATCCCCTTCCCTGGCAGGAACTCCTGGATATAGTCGAGCCTTTGGCCAGGTTAAAGTAGAGCAACCGTTTGGCAAAGTATACATTAATGTGCCTGTCGCCGCTGCGTTAACAGCCGCCAACTCAGGTCGCTCTATTCCACCTCAAAACCTGGAACAAATGCAGCAGAATCAGGGATTAGCTGCAACAGTCACCCTACAGCCGGAAGGATTGCAGCTTAAAAGTGTCTCCTGGTTGAAGCCGGATAGCCAACGCAAGTTTTCGGTTCAGAATAACGCCAGGTTGATGGCTAGTCGGTTGCCTGCCGATACAATCTTGATGGCTTCAGGTGGAAACTTTAAGAAGTTTTGGCAGGACTATACCCAGGGAGCCACCTCCAACCCAGTCACACCAATTAACCCAGATGTTATCCGTTCGGGGGTAAAGTCCACAGTCGGTATGGATTGGGATCAAGACTTTTTGCCCTGGATGGATGACGAATTCGCGATCGCCCTCGCCGCGGCTCCAGAAGGCTCCTCTCCAGGACTGCCATTTAGCCTCATGATTCTGGTCAAAGCCAGCGATCGTCGGGCTGCGGATACCGCCCTGCAAAAACTGGATCAGGCCATGGCCAGTCGGTACAAGTTTAAGGTCGAGGAAACTCAAGTGGGGGGGCAACCTGTGACCACCTGGAGCATTCCTCAAAGTGGCGCAGTAATCAACCGAGGATGGATGGATGGAGATGTGGCCTTCCTGACCCTGGGAGCACCGATCGTGAATGCGATCGTCCCCCGCCCTGCTCAGCCTCTAGCCGATAGCGAAGTCTTCAAGAACGCGATGCCCACGGAATTGAATCCGAATAATGGCCACTTTTTTGCCAACGTGGATCAGGCGATCAACTCCAAAAAGTTCCCGATTCTCCAACTCCCACCAGGGAATAAAGAACTGGTCGCCGCTATCCGCGCTATTGGGGTGACTGCTGCCATCACGGACGATCGCACCAGTCGTTACGATGTCTTCGTTGGCCTTCAAAAAGGCAACAACCCTGGCCCCCTACCTGCCCCAACTGTTCCGCCAGCATCTCCTAATCCCCAACCATCACCAGAGTCTTCTCCGTAA
- the cofH gene encoding 7,8-didemethyl-8-hydroxy-5-deazariboflavin synthase subunit CofH, which translates to MTTTVETILERALSGQDLQQDEGVWLLKQTSPEAIAQIRTAADQLRQQLVGDTVTYVVNRNINFTNICEQHCSFCAFRRDQGEAGAFWLAVDQILEKAADAVDRGATEICMQGGLNPNATINGASLPYYVKLVESIKHQLPGLHLHAFSPQEVQFIARQDGLTYAEVIAALREAGVGSMPGTAAEVLDDQVRRVLCPEKIDSATWLEIVSTAHQLGVPTTSTMLSGHIETPEQQIGHLERLRSLQQHSLHQEYPAQITEFILLPFVGQEAPKPLQRRVRRDQPVLKDALLLMAVARLYLGRWISNHQPSWVKLGLAGATEALRWGCNDIGGTLMEEHITTMAGAQGGTCMTVEQLQAAIASLGRPHQQRDTLYSKVDIGYQPVH; encoded by the coding sequence ATGACCACAACAGTTGAGACAATCCTGGAACGTGCTCTATCAGGGCAAGATTTACAGCAAGACGAAGGAGTCTGGTTGCTAAAACAGACTTCTCCGGAGGCGATCGCTCAGATCCGCACTGCTGCTGATCAACTGCGTCAGCAACTGGTAGGCGATACTGTAACTTATGTGGTGAATCGCAACATCAACTTCACCAACATTTGTGAGCAACACTGTAGTTTTTGCGCCTTTCGCCGTGATCAAGGGGAAGCAGGAGCCTTCTGGTTGGCTGTTGACCAGATTCTAGAAAAAGCTGCAGATGCGGTCGATCGCGGCGCAACAGAAATCTGTATGCAGGGCGGCCTGAATCCCAACGCGACGATTAATGGGGCTTCCCTGCCCTACTATGTCAAGCTTGTGGAATCCATCAAACATCAACTTCCCGGACTGCATCTACACGCATTCTCTCCCCAGGAAGTCCAGTTCATCGCTCGCCAGGATGGTCTAACTTATGCTGAGGTGATTGCTGCACTGCGGGAAGCTGGGGTTGGCTCCATGCCAGGAACCGCTGCCGAGGTACTGGATGATCAGGTGCGACGAGTGCTGTGTCCTGAGAAAATCGATAGTGCCACCTGGTTGGAAATTGTCAGTACCGCCCATCAGCTAGGTGTACCCACCACCAGCACCATGCTCTCCGGTCATATCGAAACACCGGAGCAGCAGATCGGTCATTTAGAACGGTTACGATCGCTGCAACAACACTCACTTCATCAGGAGTATCCAGCCCAAATCACCGAGTTCATTCTGCTGCCTTTCGTCGGTCAGGAGGCACCCAAACCCCTGCAACGGCGAGTCAGACGCGATCAACCTGTCCTGAAAGATGCGTTATTACTAATGGCCGTGGCGCGGCTGTACCTGGGACGCTGGATTAGCAACCATCAACCCAGTTGGGTCAAACTGGGACTGGCCGGAGCAACCGAAGCTTTACGCTGGGGCTGTAATGACATTGGTGGCACGTTGATGGAGGAGCATATCACGACAATGGCGGGTGCTCAGGGCGGCACTTGCATGACGGTGGAGCAACTGCAAGCCGCGATCGCCTCTCTGGGTCGTCCCCACCAGCAGCGGGATACGCTCTACTCGAAAGTTGACATAGGATACCAGCCAGTTCATTAG
- a CDS encoding circadian clock KaiB family protein has protein sequence MESSVIQAVTSSFQGFKGIALFTPGGDLVYCIDLQKQAHWHIHLCEMLQHWLGLQELPHFLVTCYAATVDRTVDPVTGQVQQVAEASPLVMQYQPLLNAVFGTAGLIWHPTPLRREVCDPMILSAYRREFPQLWECHDLILRYDQSTFRDSDRPPAQVGLKPVAQQVETQGYVLRLFVAGHSTVTERILQKLYHLLEQVLDQPYSLKVIDVAQHPEQAELDQITATPTLVRVWPQPVRRIVGNLENVEQLLGLLNLIEE, from the coding sequence ATGGAGAGCAGCGTAATCCAGGCTGTAACATCATCGTTTCAGGGGTTTAAGGGTATAGCCTTGTTTACCCCAGGTGGAGATCTGGTGTACTGTATTGACTTGCAAAAACAGGCTCACTGGCATATCCACTTGTGTGAGATGTTGCAGCACTGGTTGGGCTTGCAGGAACTGCCTCACTTTTTGGTCACCTGTTATGCCGCGACCGTCGATCGCACGGTCGATCCGGTTACTGGGCAGGTACAGCAGGTGGCCGAAGCCTCTCCTCTGGTGATGCAGTATCAGCCCCTGTTAAATGCTGTATTTGGTACGGCGGGGTTGATCTGGCATCCCACTCCCCTGCGCCGTGAAGTGTGTGATCCAATGATTCTAAGTGCCTACCGGAGAGAATTTCCGCAGCTCTGGGAGTGTCACGATTTAATTTTGCGGTATGACCAGAGTACTTTCAGAGACAGCGATCGTCCTCCGGCTCAAGTTGGGTTAAAACCTGTAGCCCAGCAGGTAGAAACTCAGGGCTATGTACTGCGGCTTTTTGTGGCAGGTCACAGCACTGTTACAGAAAGAATTTTGCAAAAACTATATCATCTGCTGGAGCAAGTGCTGGATCAGCCCTATTCCCTGAAAGTCATTGATGTCGCTCAGCATCCAGAACAAGCTGAATTAGACCAGATAACTGCCACTCCCACGCTGGTCAGAGTCTGGCCGCAACCCGTTCGGCGCATTGTCGGCAACTTAGAGAATGTTGAGCAACTGTTGGGACTGCTCAATTTGATTGAGGAGTAA
- a CDS encoding type IV pilus twitching motility protein PilT, which translates to MTELQRQPIAPPPPPRVPPVPPPTRITANNGATVAATQQMTTPIASNAATPTMVSSQSTGQTMVSQRGVPTSVASTQVASSGASPQVSSTPGHRPAPPPPPVQQASTNGSPSLAELVRVAFEKGYSDIHLGVGEVPRYRNRGEIEPTDWPETDRPTFFGWLREILSDEEIRRFEETLDYDGATQYDFARVRINIFDSLYGPAMVLRLIPLKILTIEQLNLPPVFKDICHYHKGLILITGPTGSGKSTTLAAMIDYMNKEMPKHIITIEDPIEFVHRSKKALIKHREVGIHTRKFDNALKAALREDPDVILVGEMRDKETVNTALKAAQTGHLVMGTLHTNSAVKTIERILQLYEPDQQEPMRVSLAESLVGVIAQGLCRTTDGKRAAFHDIMINTDAIRDYIRRGDLDEVEQLIPRCTFDGMCTMNQSLYKLYEAGRITEETALEMSPKPNEMAQMLRGRC; encoded by the coding sequence ATGACAGAGTTACAGCGCCAGCCAATTGCACCTCCCCCACCTCCTCGTGTTCCTCCAGTCCCCCCTCCCACACGCATTACGGCTAATAATGGAGCTACCGTCGCTGCAACTCAGCAAATGACCACTCCTATAGCGTCTAACGCTGCAACTCCTACGATGGTATCCTCCCAGTCAACAGGGCAAACGATGGTTTCTCAAAGAGGAGTGCCAACCTCAGTAGCTTCCACCCAGGTGGCCTCCTCTGGAGCTTCCCCGCAAGTCTCTTCCACGCCTGGCCATCGTCCTGCGCCACCCCCACCCCCTGTCCAGCAGGCATCGACAAATGGTTCTCCCTCCCTGGCAGAGTTGGTGCGAGTGGCTTTTGAAAAAGGCTACTCAGATATCCATCTGGGAGTTGGCGAAGTGCCTCGCTACCGGAACCGGGGTGAAATTGAACCAACGGATTGGCCCGAAACCGATCGCCCAACCTTCTTTGGCTGGCTGCGGGAAATTTTAAGCGATGAAGAAATTCGCCGCTTTGAAGAAACACTGGATTATGACGGTGCCACTCAGTACGACTTTGCCCGGGTTCGGATTAATATTTTCGACTCCTTGTATGGCCCAGCCATGGTTCTGCGGCTGATTCCCCTCAAGATTCTGACGATCGAGCAACTGAATTTGCCACCCGTTTTCAAAGATATCTGTCACTATCACAAAGGGTTAATCCTGATCACTGGCCCAACGGGTTCTGGTAAATCCACGACCCTGGCCGCCATGATCGACTATATGAATAAGGAGATGCCCAAACACATCATTACCATTGAGGATCCCATTGAGTTCGTCCACCGGAGTAAAAAGGCGCTGATCAAACACCGGGAAGTCGGCATTCACACCCGCAAATTCGACAATGCGTTGAAAGCGGCTCTCCGGGAAGACCCTGATGTGATTCTGGTGGGTGAAATGCGGGATAAAGAAACGGTCAATACGGCCCTGAAAGCCGCCCAAACCGGTCACTTAGTTATGGGAACGCTGCACACGAACAGTGCTGTTAAAACGATTGAGCGGATTCTGCAACTGTATGAACCTGATCAACAGGAACCCATGCGGGTGTCCTTAGCCGAATCTCTGGTAGGTGTAATCGCTCAAGGCTTATGCCGCACGACGGATGGTAAGCGAGCGGCCTTCCACGACATTATGATTAACACAGATGCCATTCGCGATTATATTCGGCGGGGTGATCTGGATGAAGTGGAGCAATTGATTCCGCGCTGTACCTTTGACGGTATGTGTACGATGAATCAATCCCTCTATAAACTCTATGAAGCCGGACGCATTACGGAGGAAACCGCTCTGGAAATGTCACCGAAACCGAACGAAATGGCGCAAATGTTAAGAGGGCGTTGCTAG
- a CDS encoding potassium channel family protein — protein sequence MVRTNTKTGLVNTALSNSQLRIQQQYRQIQRELLGGLVSLFAVFLLGTGWYHLVEGWRWVEAAYMSVITLATVGFMEVRPLGDRGRIFTIMLIVLGVVSIGYIVNRFTDALIQGYFQEGLRLQRLQRQMESLSGHYIICGFGRMGQQIAAEFQAEKIPFVVADSETEPLQIATQLGYTALQGDATRDETLTRLGIQRAACLITALPSDAENLYTVLSAKTLNPKIRAIARASTEEALVKLQRAGADTVVSPYITGGKRMAAAALRPQVMDFVDGILSGGSRTFYIEEFELDPESCPYLGQTLGEARLRAQCGVLVLAIRRVDGTPIVGPTADTILMQGDHLICMGTANQIRHLNQILFPMRSDFPRPPKQA from the coding sequence ATGGTGAGAACCAATACCAAAACTGGCCTTGTGAACACTGCTCTGTCCAATTCCCAACTTCGGATTCAGCAGCAATATCGTCAAATTCAACGGGAATTGCTGGGAGGGTTAGTTTCCCTGTTTGCCGTATTTCTGCTGGGTACAGGCTGGTATCACCTGGTAGAAGGTTGGCGTTGGGTGGAGGCCGCTTATATGTCGGTAATTACCCTGGCGACTGTTGGATTTATGGAAGTGCGGCCTCTGGGCGATCGTGGGCGGATTTTCACAATTATGCTGATCGTGCTGGGAGTGGTGAGTATTGGGTACATCGTTAACCGATTTACAGATGCCCTAATTCAGGGATATTTTCAGGAAGGACTGCGATTGCAACGGCTGCAGCGACAAATGGAATCTCTGTCAGGGCATTACATCATCTGTGGATTTGGCCGCATGGGGCAACAAATTGCCGCTGAATTTCAGGCCGAAAAAATTCCGTTTGTGGTGGCCGATTCCGAAACTGAACCACTACAAATTGCCACCCAGTTAGGCTATACCGCCTTGCAGGGGGATGCCACTCGTGACGAAACGTTGACTCGGCTTGGGATTCAGCGGGCTGCCTGTTTAATCACCGCCCTACCCTCCGATGCAGAAAATCTCTACACGGTTCTCTCTGCCAAGACTTTGAATCCCAAAATTCGAGCGATCGCCCGCGCCAGTACGGAAGAAGCCCTGGTTAAACTGCAGCGGGCCGGAGCGGATACGGTCGTGTCGCCTTACATTACCGGGGGCAAACGGATGGCCGCTGCCGCGCTCAGGCCACAGGTAATGGATTTCGTGGATGGCATTCTATCGGGCGGTAGTCGCACCTTTTATATCGAAGAATTTGAACTGGATCCGGAGAGCTGTCCTTACCTGGGGCAAACGTTGGGAGAAGCCCGGTTACGGGCGCAGTGTGGCGTGCTGGTGTTGGCCATTCGGCGGGTGGATGGTACGCCGATCGTTGGCCCTACTGCAGACACGATTTTGATGCAGGGCGATCATTTGATTTGCATGGGAACCGCCAACCAGATCCGGCACCTGAATCAGATTTTGTTCCCGATGCGATCGGATTTTCCCCGCCCACCGAAGCAGGCATAG